Below is a genomic region from Vitis riparia cultivar Riparia Gloire de Montpellier isolate 1030 chromosome 5, EGFV_Vit.rip_1.0, whole genome shotgun sequence.
GCTGGAGAAGGATTCGTTTTCTGGTGGAGGGCTTGGTGGTGGAGGAGGATTTGGCGGCGGAGGTGTTGCCGGGGGAGGGTTTGGAGGTGGAAAAGGTGGTGGAGGAGGGTTTGGTGGTGGGCAGGGTGGCGGAGGAGGGTTTGGTGGTGGTTCAGGAGGAGGATTTGGCGGTGGGGGCGGGTCTGGTGGGGGTGCTGGCGGTGGGTTCGGAGGCGGCAAGGGTGGTGGTGGAGGATTTGGAGGCGGGGCAGGTGGCGGAGCTGGAGGAGGATTTGGAGGTGGAGCTGGTGCTGGCGGGGGTTTTGGAGGTGGATCAGGTGGGGGTGCTGGAGGAGGATTCGGGGGTGGAGGCGGCTCCGGAGGAGGGATTGGCGGTGGTCACGGAGGTGGT
It encodes:
- the LOC117914437 gene encoding glycine-rich cell wall structural protein-like: MGKVSKYVGVMGVVMVLVVVGMAEARKLEKDSFSGGGLGGGGGFGGGGVAGGGFGGGKGGGGGFGGGQGGGGGFGGGSGGGFGGGGGSGGGAGGGFGGGKGGGGGFGGGAGGGAGGGFGGGAGAGGGFGGGSGGGAGGGFGGGGGSGGGIGGGHGGGAGGGGGFGGGSGGGF